The Mastacembelus armatus chromosome 14, fMasArm1.2, whole genome shotgun sequence genomic interval tgtttttgtccatgaccatttatttaaacatacaTATCCTAAAaactgtacttttattttttgtatatgcTTCTAGTTTGTAATATTGtattaatgatttttttgtgGCTTATGTATTGAactgataaatatatatatatatatatatatagctattTCCAGCTGGGGGAATACCAGTAGTCCCCATCATGTCTTCAGTATTATCTGCCCTTTACAATGTAATATAGCACTGCTCCTTTACAACTCAACACTGTTTATCCACAGTCAGTGTGGCCAATACAGGGGCGTATTAGTGGCAGTAAGTATATTGTAAATGAAAGTTTATGGTAAAATGGCCCATAAACATGCGGCTGTATAAATCTGCTGCTGCGACGACGAATCCCTGAGCATTTATGGACGTCGGCAAGAGGTGAGAGTTATTTGCTCCCTTTgttgtcttttccttttatttgcTCTAATTGTTTCCTCTGTTGACAGAGTTGATGATGTAGTAAACATCTTTGATTGggaacaaacacattttaacacaacaaTGGCCCAGTGGCTCAGACTGACTGTTCAAGCTGCACGTCAACATGAAgatttgtattgtgtgttttagtgtaaCATCCAACCTGAGGCCTGAGGTCGCCACTCTGGCGTTTTGCCATCAGCCATTTTGTTTGGGACTGATGAAACGAGTAGTGAAATGGCCGCCGCCCCTGTCGGATCGTAATTCTGTCAGCAGAGCAGCATtttcttaaacacacactggctgTTTGAACATGTGTGTGGTTTCCAGGAAGGACAAACTGATACAAAACAGAAACCTGACACAGCTTCACTCACATAACTGTTAAACGCTGCTTTTTCCAATGAGCCGTAACTGCTGACGTCCCCAGAAACAATAAATGAAGGTAATAATTGAAAATGATGACATTACAACAGATATTAAAAGTAAATAACTCAAAGTGCTTCCTTTACATGCTCCACATCCTCCTGTGTCCTGGACCTGGACTGGCTGCCAGATGGACGTTTGACCTGGACGTTGTTCCTCATTAACAGCATCAGTGACAGAGACAAACTGACCCATCAGGCTTCAGgtataaaaacagttttacagGAACCACCACTGGAATaaatacttaaataaaataactttgattgaagtaaaagtacaaaaatattatcAGCAATGTATTTGCACCAAAAGTATGAACCTCTTTCACAGTAATTCATGTTATTCTATATTGTCGATGCCTTATTGTGTTCcctaatgttgcagctggtaaaggtgaagtgcagtaaaaagtactacaGTACAATATTTGTGCATCTTCAGGACAAAAGCGAagttttttctgcagctttgaGGATCATAATTTAATCAGCTCTAAAAACTGAACTTTGCCTGGTTCAGGTCGATGTTACTGTTCATGTCAGACCCGAAGTGACGGTTCCTataagtttcatttcatttcatttggtgTCGTCCGTCTCTGGGATCTGAGCTCATCACGCCTCCTCAACAAacatgtctgtgtctctgtgctgcaaCCATTTTTACTGCATCCAGCCCCCAATAAACTTTATGGTGGCGAAGAGGCCGAGGTGCTCGTCAGCCGCTGTTTACACAAAAATGAGACTCGAGCTGTTGCTACTCACAACGTGGCCTGAATTAGTTCAGCGAGAAAGgacaagatgtttttttgttttttttgtctaattgTCACAGATCTTATCAAAGCGCCAGAGACCAGATTCACCCAAATCATTTCATCCGAATTGGCAAATGCAGCTACAGGTTTTAGGAAAATGTCTGATTATGACAGAACAAACCAGCAGTGGGAAAGTCAACCAGACATAAATCTGCAAAAACCCAGTGCTCTGTCCTCATCCATGACGTCTTTTCTCTGCAAACCTGGAAAATCCTGATTGAAAGGAGCGATAATTAGAGGCACGATACTGCAGCTCTGATGAGGTCTGAAGCTTCAGATGTTTCAGAAAGAGCTTGGTTCAGTCCGACAGGTTCAGATAAACCAGACATAGAAAAACATACTCATCGTTTGCACCTGGCAGCAGGTAATAAGCTTTCAGCATCAGGTCTGTGTGTTTCGTTTGCTTAAAGGTTCATCTGTCAGTCCTGGGCTGTGATGGGCTGAGTACTGTCCCCTGAGGCCCGAGACCTGCTGGGACTTGGCATCAGCAGTTGTGGAGGCATTTTGTGTAAATGGGCAATGATGAGCCGGTTTCATATGACGGACGTCAACAAGCTACAGGGGCCACAAAGTTTATTACAACTATAAAACAAAGTCTTCACCTTTTAGTGGCTGGAAAAAGTGATTCATCAGTTTTCAAACTGTTGTCAGGTGTTCACTGACTCCAAACAGGTGAAGGAGATTTCATTCATTAATATCTGCTGTTGGCTGTGTACCATCGTCTAAACCTCtgacttttgttttcagttgctCGATTTCTTTTCTTGATTTCTAAGAATCATTTTGTTTGAGGTCCACATTCTGGTCCAGGCTGGTGCTGTAATGAGCATTTGTCATTTCAAGCTGTTGTTGGATTTGTTTATGTTTCGTTTGGGGGCCTGGTCCCTTctttagtttgtttgtgtttattgtgtttgtgttttgtggaacTCCAGTTGCTGAGAACGTCCGTCACTTTTTACAGTCTCTATTTCCGCTGCTCCTcaacgtctggagctggtttttggaaacaggcGGGTCTCGcgtttttcacatggagagagttcaaagcagccaaagggCTCACATTGGATCGACATGGGGCCTTCtttcttctggatgtgttagcatctaatgctaacctgttggttttactagcattagccacctagcatggtctTGAGTGGACCATTGGAttgaatggatctgatgtggatttggGACGAACTGGAGCTTTGGGTAACATTAGTGCTTTGGGTCACGTTAGCAGGAACCAGGCATCTGTAGTTCACGTCGTAGCTTCGGGGAACAGGACGTGATGGGAGGGCCAAAGGGTgccacacacacccactgctGATATTTTCTATCAGTGTTAAAACTGTTGTTGGAGGCAAAATGGACTCGGAAGGACAAAGGTCTGAGCGaggacacatgaacacacaccacagcagaTAGCAGGATCCTGTGCTCTGTTTGCCCAGTGTTCCTCTTCGCCCTTTGGACACCACACCTTAACTGTTGCGTCAATTGgcaaatacatacagtactggATGTGCATGTATGCAGAGGAGTTTGCAGCAGgaattttctgacattttatagacaaagCAGTTGAACAGTTGAACAACCTGCAGATGaagtaatgaaaataactgttggTTGCAGGCGAAGATAATTCCTGACAGTGATTTTAGCAGGTGGTACAGCACAGATATCGTGAACATGTGGCAGCCATCTTGTTTTTGCGACACATTTTCTAAACAGATTCTGAACATTAAAACTACGAAAGTGTCAGTTTTCATCATATTTGATTGACTGTGTTGGGAGAAtcagctcctccagctgtttAGGACCAGCCCATAATACTCAACAACTGGAGTGACTGGAAACTGGAAAATGATCAGCAGGGATTTTTTCAATAAAGCCTTTTTAAtacaaattacatttgaaaatgtatacAATAAAATCTGATGTGTGAAATCATGAACATTTACAAGACAttgttgtacagtatgtgggaAGAACCAAACCAGCCTGAGTCCGTCAGCAGCTTCAGGTTTTAATGTCACTGAATTTCACTTGACTCTTGATGTGGCtctatttaatatttcattcagGAATTTCCACACTGGTTAGAAATTTGCACCTTTTCAGCTCCATCTCCACCATGTGGCCCCAGTCTGAGATGGACCAGATCTGAACTGGTTTAGTTTatactgtggttgttttttttctcaatcaTAAAACTGTAAAGCTGTAATCAATTATTCTCATTATATAATACATCTGACAGTTATCATATGATTAGTTTTTAACAACAAACTGATTGTTcagtttataaaataataaaaaaaatacccGTCATTATTCTCTGAAGTATGAACAAGTCACGAACCCAAAGATGTTGAGTTCAGTGTCAGAGAAAAGCTGAAAACTAGGAAAGTTTCACATTCTGGAGTTGGTGGTAAATTTATGTCACTTTTTGGTGAAATGAACCAAATAGGAGAGAAAATAACATCTGAAGATAAAATCATCAACAATGTGATGATTGAACATTTTAAAGGTACAATCTGCCACATGAAACTGTTAACTACAATTCCCAGGGTGCATTTTGGGAAGAAACATCCTATCACCCAGATCAAGCTTCTGCAATGGGAGCTGGTGACAGTGATTTTAGTCTGCAGGATAAACCAATTCACTTTTGAATGCAGGCACAATTAAGGACAAATTTAATAACTCTGGCAGCTGAGGCTCATGGGTACTGTAGTTTCTAGAGTTCTGATAAACATATGATTCTgttctttaaagaaaatatttcagtgcagAATAATTCACCCACTTTActctgttttctatttctatttctattatttatatacagtttgCACTTCAATTATTTCTGGTTAAACTTTCCTCAGCAACTAGGGGTCACACACTTATAGTGTTGCAGCTTTGCAGCTCCACCTGCTTCTATTTTATGGgctgaaaaaacatttagaataataagtttttaaaactgcatCCTGTTTgagataaaactgaatttagCCTGAAAAAAATGCTCCTTTAAGTAGCTTTAGAATTAAAAAACATTCCCACACTGTTTTGTCGCAGCTCTGCAGGGAAGCTAAACGCTGTTACCCCAGACCCTGTGGCTTCACTCTTCCATCCAGTGGAAAGATCctgcctgttttgtttctccAATCATCAGCCTGACATGTGGTATCTGTGGAAACTTTGGGATCCATTAGAAATTCTGCAAGTTTGAATtggattaaatatttttagctGACAGCTCAACGTGCGATAACTTTTTCCTGGTTTTTCCAGACTTGTTGAACTATAGAGACTTCAACATCTCGTGTTAGGAAGTTCTTCTTTCAGGACTGGGTGGCATAGAGTCCCCCTGCCAACATCCCAGGACTGATGTGGAGCAGAAGTCTGGTGGGGGAAGAAATTCTGCTGCTGGTGACGTTCAGAGAACATGGAGGCAGGAAGTGATGTAGAAAGCTTCTCAGTTTTTAGGGGAGAATGTTTAGTCCAGATCCCCAAAGTCCAGCGTCCAATAAAACACCTCCTCCTTAGTACTCCTCTTTGATGCTCAAAGGCAGCGATGAAGGAGACACCAGCCCATTGCTTCCGCTGCTGCTTGTCACCATGCCGCTGCTGTTTCCGTGGAgactgcctcctcctcctccgttGCCGGCGGTGGGCGGGGTGgctgtggtggtggaggaggccGGCTGCTGGAGCTTCTTCTTGTTGATCTTGCGTTCCTTCGCCCGGCGGTTCTGGAACCAGATCTTCACCTGGAGCAGAGGGACAGTGTTTTACTGCTCGAGTCAAACGTCTTTTAGAAGACGGATCATCCTGTCTCAACCAAATCTCATCACAATATGTCCAAAGATTGCTGAGAAATTTTAGTctgaactgattaaaaaaagaagttaagATCTGACAGAAGTGCAGTGAAGACATtataaaggttttatttttcattggtGTGATGTTGTACCTGTCTCTCAGACAGACCGAGTGCTGTGGCGAGCTCCGCCTTCCTCCTAATGGTGATGTACTTGCTGTAGTGAaactccttctccagctccagacgctggTGGTCGGTGTAAACCACCCGGTACTTGTCTTTAGTCCGTGTCTTTCCGTctgtgaaacacagaaacaaaaaacagactcTACATGTAAATCTGTGGGACGGAGAAACTAAAGGGGCATTCCACACATATTTCCTTTTTCCATTTACACATGAAAATGAGTTTATTCCTCCAAGTCTGAGAAAATGACCCTGACCATGTATTAATGACTCAAATACTGTTTGCAAATGATTTGTGgacattttattgtttccagGTGGTTTTAGAAAAGTGCACTGTCCAAAGTGAAGCAACTCAACAACAAAGAAATGGCTCAGTCTCTTcttctgtatcttttttttaGACCGCACCACAGCAACATCTGGTGAAGGTCGTGTTAATGGTCGCGAGGCTGcaggacaaaataaatacaggTACTGTACTATGCTGCTGCTTATTTTGGGAAGTTATTGATTCATTCATCAGATTTTCAGACTTGACAGTTGTGATTGATAGTTGGCAGCTGTCTGACTGTCAGAGCCTCAATTTCTGTGGTTTTTCAAACGATGTTCAATTGGCAGCAGctggttcagtgtgtgtgtcactgagtccagatcccagagactgacagcaccaattaacgtgtgtgaatccagaacctggttcagcttatgggtctgagccgtagacccCCGTTGttgtcaaaaaaaaatttttaaaaacccagcagggacccacaccgctgacctggctcacatggttcttcctcaccaacaatgggaggcccgtctggtttttggaaaaagacgggcctcccattcCACTGCACAAAATCACACCAGCTGTTagtatgtaaaaatatgtatgAGGCCAATGGAGTTGTAGTATTTTATATTGTGTTATAAACGTGTCTCAGAAACTGTGGTTAGAGTCCAGTCAGACTGATGGAGACGTGAGTTCTCACCATGACTCCTGTATTCAAATAGAAAACCTGCCAGCGCTGGATTTGCATAGACCAGCTTTTATTCAGTGTTGACCTGTTACTGTTTAAACTCAACACTGTCAGAGGGTGAAGCTGGTAAATCAATGAGCATTAAATATAAAGAGTTGGGCTGTTTTTCAAACTTAAACCTAAAGAAATTTGTTTAAAACTTAAAAGAATCCAGGAAACTCCCCAAAATACCAAAAATGTCCGAACAAAACTTGAGGAAAAGGAAGCACAACTGGATATTTTCATTTGATATGAAGGTACAACCACAGAAAATGGTACAATTATACAGGTGACACTCAACTAAAAACACGTAGGCCTAAATAACGTTCACTGTGAATATACTGTTGGGCTTCAACAACATCCGACACTGTCGTAGAAAAGGAAAGTCTCACTTTAACTGGAATTTAAAAGCTGTGGATGATGACGGGACCGGGCCCCGAGCACCAGGCCGTTTACAAATCAGCTGTTtgtctgcaaaaacaaacatataaacacaacaaCTGAGCTGCCAAACTGGGAAGAAGAACAAAAATCTTACACCTGAGAGAAACAATGACTTGTGGGATATTTGTTCCTTCTTGAGCTTTGACAAGTCTGAGGTCAGACTCTGGAAACACTCGGACTGTTGTGTTAATTAAAGGCCTTCAGGTCTCGTTAACACTGAGCACACAACAGTGAAATAAGTGATGTGTGTCTCTTCTTTAAACACCGTCTGTCTTCGTGTAATTGGTCACTGGGGCGAATTAAAGCTCAAACATTTTAGTTTCGGGGAGACATCTGTCCGAACTGTCCAGTTTCTGCTCCATTTGTCAGAAAGTAAAAACCAACAGTTTGATTCTCCATCGGCGAGACGCTAATGAAGGAGCGTAAATCAAAAACCTCTTCACTTTCCCCCTGGAGAGACagatgttttattctgaagtacagctgctgctgatgcagtGGCCTCTGTTCACAGTGTCCCACCTTCAAAAATACGTTTGGCTCATATTTGACTTCTGTGTCGTTTCCAACACCTCAGGGAAAGTGTCTCTGGACGTGGAGAAATGATTCATGACATCAGAAATATTCCAGTAAACACACGGACAGAGCTCTTTGTTAATCCCCCACACTGGGAATCACTGAAACTGATGAGTTTTATTCAATTTAAGGCTGAATTATATCTAAGCTGAATAAGTTTCTAACTACATCCACTCAAGCTGTTTGCTACCTGCAGCAGCTCATTCATAATTATGAATATTGTCATAAGCAGCTGGGAAGCATTGAccaatcaaaaaacaaaatattaaactgtaaaacatgaaatatgaatTTAGTGAATGAATCTTATTTGACGTTAATTCAACTATTCAGAGTCACCATGAGCTGTTCTGGTTCCTGCATCTTAACTCATGAGCTGAATGAACAAACTACTTGttcaattatgtttttacagaaaCCAAACTATCAGAcctcccagcatgcattggCAGAGAGTTCAACTCCTGttcttttactttgaaggacCCATTCATATGAACTTAGgtcctggttgttttttttcagacacGAATGAAGCCGATGGTTCGTGTATTCAGACTTTAACAAAGACTCTGGGAGCAGCTCAGATGTGTCTTGGTACTGATGTTGGTACAAAATggcctcagcagctgcagctttaacttCTACAGGTCAAATGAAAACCTGACTCTGGAAACTTAGGAAACAAATCTGCCTGAAACACCTGATCATGTGACAGTTTTCTAAACACCTGAGATGAGATGTGAATATGAAAAAGGTCTTGGCGTTAATGTGACTGATCACACCTGAAACCCTGAATAATGATCCTGCCATGTGTTGGGGGGTCAAAGGGGCCTCGGGGCCACACTTCTTTTGCCCCCGGGCCCCAGAGGAGGTTAGTGCAGCTCCTGGGAAAGTCCAGGTGAAAATCAGAAGAAACGCGGGTCGCACTTCAAAGTGAGAACTGTCTTGTCGACTCTTGTCTTCTCCGCCCAGGAACAAGCCGAGGACAAAGGCCCGGCTCCGGGGGCCACGGGGGGAATTTACATCACAAGGCTTCGAACCGGCTTCAAACCGGATTCACACGTTTGATCCGGCGTCAGGAGGGAACGTGGGAATATTTGCTCTTCATCCAGGGAACATGGAGTCGACGTCAATAACAGCATGTTTTCTATTATTCATGTAAATTATGTcgcatattaaaatgtaaaaattaaaacatccTGCATGGagataaataaaaaccaaaacacgGTCGATTAAAGCGGAACTCGGTAACAACAAATTAGATTTAAGGctccaaaataaaatcaggatCAGAAAATATTCACTCAGGAAAAAAATCCCCTCAACACAGTTCAGATGataaaacatgactgaaaataaatgaactgagGAGAAAACTGGATTTATTTTGCGTTAAAAATCctctgatggagaaaaaaatcaattaaaccGAAGAAGTAAACGAAATGACCAGAAAGGCCTGAACGTggtgaaagaaaaactgatgaaatCTGTAATTATCTGTCATTTAATCAATAAAAACTTCCATTATTAGGATTTTGCTGTTGATGTGATTTGCACATCACATGTGCcacaattttaaaacaattttaataataagTATTTTGTCttgaatcagttttattgccataAAATCTTTTCTCCGTTTCCTCTGAATTTCACGTCGAGTCTTCAGGCTTTTTAATGGACGATAAGATGCAAATAACAACATGAGCCGCTGATTAAAACGAGACCGGGCCTCTTATCTGCCTCTTAGGAAAATGTGAAACAGCCTGTTGGAGTCAAACCTgttaaaaagcagcagctgctggaaaaatgaagcaaaaattGTGGAAAAGTCCAAATAAACGGAGGCGACAGCTGTTAATATTATGTGACTGTTATATGAAGATTTGCTGaattaaaatagttgtttcCAGACATGATCAGGAATAAGAAACCTGGACCCGGGTCTTACTTGGGTTGGAGGGCGGTGCGGACGAGCGTCGTATCCAGTCGTACGGGTTCCTCCTCTGCGGGGATCCGGGGGACAGCTGCCCGGCCGACGCGTTGAGGGACGCGGGGAGCAGCGCAGGCTGCCCGGCGAAATCCGCAGGGCTGAATCCCAGCGTGGGCCCCACCGCTCCGGCCATGGTGGAGGCCCCGGGAGCCCCGCCGGCcgcggctgctgcggctgcagcggcggcggcggccGGGTGGCCGTAGTGGTGCGAGGACCAGTCGTCCCGTGTGGGCGGAGGAGGAGGCGGGTAGGCCGGGCTCCAGCCGCCGGCGCCCGGCCCGGCCTGCTGCGCCGAGTGCGGGTCGCTGCTGATGCCGTGGTGGTGGTGATATCCGGCGAAGTCCGAGTACTGTGGCGGGCCCGGGACCGGGAAGTTCTGCGGGCTGAGGCTGAGGCCCGGGTGGCGGCTGACCGGGTTCTGGTGCGGGTACATGGCCGGGTCCTTGTCCAGCTGCAGGTAACTCACATACATCATTGCAGGTGAGGGGGGGCCCTCGGCACAGTGCGGATCCAGTCTGCCTCTGTCCTGTCTCACCTGGTGCGCAGGTAAAGCGAGCTCCACTGTgcgtctctctctcctctacctGTCCACACCTCCACCTGTTCCCGGTGTCTGTGGTTTCTCATCAGCTGCCCGTTAAAACCTGCTGCGGTCACATGGGCCCTTTATGGCTCTTATCTGCCCCTGTCCCTCAGCCTGCCCTGCTCTTCCTCACCCCCTCACCCTCCTCATCACCGCAGCACTAGACACAAACCGACTGTCCCCTAAAGATTTTGATCCATCAaccaaattaaagaaaaagtcTAAATCCACCGAGCAGGTGACCCGGGCCTCCTGCCCCTCCTCCCCGGGCTGCGGCTCCTCATATCAGCCTCAATTTGCATCAGAGTCCGCTGCTGCATTTCAAAGGCTGCGATCAAAGGACCAGACCAGTTTACAAAGGAGGGTAAACAGAAAAGGCGAGTCAGAGGGTCGGCGGACGGGtcacaccatcatcatcaccatcatcatcatcatcatcatcatcatcatcatcaacattaAAACTAGTTCAACATTTAATCTGCTGTGAATTTGTGGGAAAAAGTGTCTGGATTATTTTCAAGTTAAATTTCTTTGATTCGCCTCGTTGACTCATAAATAAACTTATTAAAGTGACTTTGTTCATGAAATGACTCTTGAACTCTCTGTTCAACATAAACCAAgtgttttctgcacattttaaaatattataattctttttttccgcattaaaataaaaaattaaaaaacgGAAACGTGTAACTCACATCCCCTAAGAAAAAAACTCAGAtcataattatttattgttaaaatacTTGTACTCTGAACTACTGTACTACATTTATGTAGTAGTCGCAGTAGTAATACTCATTAGATTATGGACGAATTTCTACAATAAAATTAAACCacaacagtaaaacaacaaattttgCTTAAACAGGAATTAGTTTccattttttacacatttgttcAGTAAATTCAAGTTTagtttaaatcaaaataaataaaatctgtttaattGAAAAGTGAATTTCATGAGATGTTTGTAAATGAGTCaaatttatttgtttggttcagttttgtttttcagatccTTCATATTTCACCTAAAAACACGTAAAAAACATTAATCATCACTTCAAACTTTGTGGAAAAGGATCAGTTTTCCTTCCAGCATTGATTATATTCAttatattgataatattgattatattgattatattgataatattgattatattgataatattgattGGTGATGTGTTTGTTAGAGGagctaaacatttgtttttacatatttgtgaatattttctttattatacaTCATAACATATTATACCTGTTTTTTATCCGTCATATATTCAGTTattatcattttcatttgaatctTTCACAGTTTGATGGAAACGcgtcttttttctttctgtatgtaacaacaacaacagtcgGTCACATTTTCTCTGCCTGTTCTTGTTGTTGCTCTAAAAACACTTCGACTGTTTTCATCCATGTGCGAGTTGGGAGGAAGCAAAGATGGAGTCAATCGACAAGACGCCATCGTCACTTTTCCTGCTGGATCTCTGTCCACTCTGAGGTCGACACGCACCAAACAACATATGGCCCCGAGGCATGATGGGAAACACTCTTCACCGTGAATCACAGATATTGATATAGATATTGACAGAGATGGATTTGGTGCCATATGCGAAGTAAATGTGGCTCAGTGGTCAAACCGGGTCACTACAACTTCAGCGTTCACGTGACGCACACTGGCCCGAGAAAAGAGCAGCTGGACAACTGGGAATTTAATTTCCTGAGcgtcaaaaagaaaaaaaagtgaaatgattcATTTGTGATTTGGATTTAATCCACTAGATTAAAAATCTGATGTTACATCTGGTGGAGCTGTGGGATATTTCAATTTGTTCCCACTCGTGAGTGTGAAGTCGACTGGAAGTCGAGCTGCTCGGCCTGCAGGAGTCTCAGAGCCACTTCAGTCTTTttatggatggatttttttcaaCGTATGTGTCACTGAGAAACTCTCAGAGGAAGGACTGTGATCCAGTATTTTCCCAGGACACACCGAAAGGCCCCGGTTGTCCAGGGTTCAAACCCACAACCTGcagctgtgaggcagcagtgcgAACCACTGCTCCACAGGGCCTCAGTCCTTActctttgtattgtatttgaatgtgttttattaaagcaCTCTTATTTCCCACCTGTAGGGCAGGTAGAATTTATGCCTTGCTCTTGATCACGTTGCCGCAGGGACTTGAACTGACGACCCTGCAACAGAGGCCGCCATCCCATCCCCCCTGCGATCCCCCCGTGCCCTCCTGAAGAGGAATTATGTGTCTTTATGGATTTATGGGAGATTTATTGT includes:
- the LOC113143475 gene encoding homeobox protein CDX-1-like, producing MMYVSYLQLDKDPAMYPHQNPVSRHPGLSLSPQNFPVPGPPQYSDFAGYHHHHGISSDPHSAQQAGPGAGGWSPAYPPPPPPTRDDWSSHHYGHPAAAAAAAAAAAAGGAPGASTMAGAVGPTLGFSPADFAGQPALLPASLNASAGQLSPGSPQRRNPYDWIRRSSAPPSNPNGKTRTKDKYRVVYTDHQRLELEKEFHYSKYITIRRKAELATALGLSERQVKIWFQNRRAKERKINKKKLQQPASSTTTATPPTAGNGGGGGSLHGNSSGMVTSSSGSNGLVSPSSLPLSIKEEY